CTTTCGTCATGTGGTCGATGCCACCGCCGAGAGTGAAGATGACGTCCTGCTGGCGCCAGATCACGCCTTTCGGCTTGCCGGTCGTGCCGCCGGTATACAGGAGGTAGAGGTCGTCGGCCGAACGCGGGCCGAAGTCGCGCGCGGGCGAGCCTTGAGCCAACGCCCGCTCGTAGTCCACCGCGCCGAGCATGGAGCAATCCTGTCCGCTGCCATCGTCCATGGCGACGCAATGCCGCAAGTTCGGGACCTGACCCCTGACGTTGGCGATGCGGGGTGCGAACTGTGCGTCATGGACCAGTGCCACGAGATCGGCGTTGTCGAAGATGTAGAGCAGCTCGTCCTCGACATACCGGTAGTTTACATTGATCGGTACGGCGCGGATCTTGTAGGCGGCCATCATGGCCTCGACCCAGCGTGAGCTGTTGAAGCCGTAGATGCCGATGTGGTCACCGCGCCCCAATCCGAGCGACTGGAAAAAGTGCGCCAAGCGGTTGGCGCGCTGATCGAGCAGCGCGTAGGTCAGCCGGTCCGGGCCGCACACCAAAGCCTCGCGCTCAGGGATCCGATCGACGGCGGCTTCAAAAAGATCAGCTACATTGAATTCCATATCCACCTCATGTCCGGTGCTCCATACGAATCCACGCTCGTTTGGTCAACTCCGGCGAACATAGCATTCCGTCGTCGCTGAGGATTCGGGTGCCGGCGGCTTTGCCCAAAAAAAGAGCGGGCTGAGGGCAGCCCGGCTCCAGAAGAGCGTGTATTTTGGAGCCGGCGTGCCCCACGCCGCGCTCTGCTGCTCGTCGCGTCGGACTTCTTGGGCAGAGCCGGTGCCGACGGAGCGACGACTTTCGCGACGGCCTGTGCGACCAGAGACCGCAAGCCTGCAGGCTTTTGACACGTCACGGTGTAAGCCGTAAAAGGCCTGCATGCCCAATGATCGCACTCCAGGTTCGGACACAGTGGATCGCCCTCACGTTGGCTGGTGGGTTTTCGTGGTGGGTGGGATGGTGCTGACGGGGGTGCTGGCATTCCACCCTGGTGCCTACGCCGAGTGGTGCGCCCTCGTCACCGCGCGCATCCCACAGGGCTTGCTGCGCGGCATCTTCGTGGCCGCCTTGATCACCCACCTCGGGGAAGGCCTGTACGCGTGGCGTCTGGCGCAGCGGGCCGGGCTCGGGTCGAGCGCCACCGGCTGGTTCCTGCAGACCTTCACGCTCGGCTTCCCGTCGCTGCGGCTGTTGCGGCGCCGGGCGCGGGTGAGAGGAACAGCCCTCGACGTGCAGCGGGCAACCCTCGGCCGGAGGCAGGAGCCAGAGTCGTCGGAATAGGCCAACCGAGATGGAGCAGGAGATGGCGGACGATTTCGCCGACCGTTTTGGGCCCTGGGCACTGGTGACCGGTGCTTCGTCGGGAATCGGCGAACAGTTTGCCCGCCAACTCGCGGCGCGGGGGCTTCACCTGGTCATCACCGCGCGTCGAACGGCGCTTCTGGAGAATCTGGCTGCCGACATCAAGCGCCAGCACGGTACGCAGGTGGAAGTGCTGGCGCTGGATTTGACCCGCTCCGACTTTATCGAGCCGCTGCTGAACGTTTGCGAGGGCAAGAATATCGGGTTGGTGGTCAGCAACGCCGGCTTCGGCCTCAAGGGGGAGCATCACCAGCTCGATGCCACGCGGCTGAGTGCCATGCTGAACGTCAACTGCCGCGCACCCATGTTGATCGCGCACGCCTTTGCGCCCGGATTGATCGCGCGTGGCCGCGGTGGGCTGCTGCTCACCGGCTCGATCGAAGGGTTCATCGCCTTCCCGTTGTCGACCGCTTACGCAGCTACCAAGGCCTTCGTGATGGCGCTGGGTGAAGGGCTGTGGGGAGAACTCACGGCACGCGGCGTAGACGTGATGGTGCTGGCGCCCGGTGCGACTGACACTGATGCCCCGATCTTGCAGGGCATAGACAGGAGCCAGCTCGTCGGGCTCATGCCCCCATCCGAAGTCGCCCGCCAGGCGCTGGCGCAACTTGGCAAGAAGCCGGTGTTCATTACGGGGTGGATGAACCGGCTGATGGTGGGGTTGCTCACCGCTCTTCCCCGGCGCGTCGCCGTGCGGGTTACCGGCGGTGCCATGAAGACGGCGCTGGAGCGTTCGCGGAAGATGGCTTCTCGGTCTCCCAGGTAGGCGACTGACGCGGGCGACCGTACCGACAGCTTCACACGTCGCCGAGTGGCCGGTCGAACTTGATCTCCCGCATCGTGGTGAGCGCGAACACGGCCAGGGTCTCCTCGGGATCAAAGAACCGGGTCTCGACGAAGATCGTGCGGCCCCGTTTCTTCAGGATACGGCTTTCGATCACAAACTCGGGTCCAAAGATCGGCTCGAAGTAGTCGACGCGCATGTTGGTGGTGGCGAGCCAGGTGCGAAAGCCGGTGACTTTCCGGTCTTCGCCGGCGTGGACGGTGAACAGCGCCACCATGTCGACGTAGGTGGGGGTGAAGCCGCCGAACATCTGACCACGCGGATTTTTCACGTGGGCTGGGACATGCGCGCGGATCCGCAGGAATCCGGGGGTTTCCGCCAGGACGTGCCACTCGTAGGCTTGGAGAAAGTCGCCAGCCGGATGTCCCTTGCCGATCAGTCGGCCGGGTTCGCGTAAGAGCCATGCCCGAACGAAGGGCGGAGTCTGCTGCTGCGTGGGGTCGTCCATGGGCGTTGCTCATACGAACCCGCGCACGTCTGGTCAACCCGAAGGCGATCGAAGCGTGCCGAACGCTTATCGCATATGGCTGATGGCATATGGTCAAAAATCGATACGCCATATGCCATAAGCCATACGCCAGGATTGGCATTTCCTCCTGCGGCATGTTCAATGGGGGCATGCAGACCGGCTGTTCCCGGTACGCGAAGTTGGCCTGGGGTACGCTCGCCTTCAACGTGCTCGTGATCCTTTGGGGCGCGTTTGTGCGCGCCACCGGATCCGGCGCAGGCTGTGGCAGTCACTAATCAGATCGCATCAGTTGCTCCATTCACGCCTGCTTCGCGCGCCGGCCGAACATGATGCCGGCGACCCGCCGGATCTGGATTTCGTCGGAGCCTTCGGTGATCCGATAGCGGCGGTGATGACGGTAGATGTGCTCGAACGGCATGTGCCGGGTGTAGCCGATACCGCCGTGTACCTGGATGGCGCGGTCGGCTGCGTCGACGGCCAGCCGGTTACTCTTCCCACTCCTGGCGCGGCCGCCCGCCACGCTCCCAATCGGTGCGGGCGAACTCACGCCGGTGATCGAAGAACTGCATGTGCGCGCGTTCGAGCGGTTTGATCTCACGCTCGATGAAGTCGTCGAGTTCCTTCAGCTTGCGTTGGATGTTGGCGGGAATGGTGAAGTCCATGCGGCCTCCTCGGCACGGGGCTTTATCATGAAGGCCCGGCGCCGGCACAGCGCCAGCGGACGTGGCTGTGCTGGCACAGTCTGCAGTTCAGATGTGATCTGGTACGATGCCATTGATGCGAAGCAGTCGGAGACTTCCCGGTGATCCGCCGGAGTGGCTCGTGTACGACGCGCCTAGTCGGTGTCCATACCTGCCGGGACAGACGGCGCGGCTGCCATTACGCCTGCCGGCCCGGCCGCTGCGGCCGGAGGAGTTTGCCAAGCGTCTGCAAGCGGGTGACCGCCGGCAGGGCCTGCTGCTGTACCGGGCTAGCTGCCCGGCCTGCCACGCGTGCGAGCCTATTCGGGTCGACGTGAACGCGTTCGTGGCGGACAAGACGCAGAGGCGGATCTTCCGCCGCGGTGAGACCACACTGCAAACCGAGATCGGACGCCCTGCGGTAAGGCCGGAGAAGGTTGCGCTCTATAATCGGCACAAACTGGAGCGCGGCCTGCTCGTTGGTGATGGGCTGGTCAATGCCGACGGCTACGAACAGTTTCTGGTTGAGACCTGCACCGACACGATCGAGATGACGTACCGGTACGACGGCATCCTCGTCGGGGTGGCTGTGGCCGATCGCGCCGCCGACGCACTCTCTGCCGTCTATTGCTTCTACAATCCCGACTTTGCGCGGTTCAGTCCAGGGACGTACTCGGTTCTCAAGCAGGTTGCCCTATGCCGCGCCTGGGGGCTCCGTTACCTGTACCTCGGGCTCTACATCGCCGACTGCCGGGCGATGAACTACAAGGCGCGCTACTTGCCGCACGAGCGGTTCATCGACGGGACATGGCGCCGCTTCGAGGGACGATGACGGGCGGCCGCGCCGGGATTTCCCCATTTTCGGTAACTTCGTCGCTGACAGCGGCCGCCCGGGTCAACGCGACTCGGGACTTCCGATTCTGGGAAGGTTTCCGCGGCCAGGATCTTATGAGTGACTCACTCGGCGCGAAAATACCCTGGACTGTGTCGGATTGGCTTTGGCGCAGAGCTTGCGAGGTGTGCGTTGCGCTCGTGAGGAAGGAGACGCTGAATGGAACCCGCATCCCGAAACGTGACAGCCCACCATGTCTACCCTTACTCTGCGAAGAAGTCTGGCCGCGGCACGATCGTCGGGCGAGAGGGCGGGAAGCATTCTGCAAGGTCCAGCCTCACGGCCAGACGGGTGACCGTTGAAGTCCAGCCTGGGTGGCGGGCAGAGGGCGGAAAACAGAGCTTCAATGGGTTCCACTCCGGCACCGGCGGTTCCCCGGTGGTGTTTTCTGGGCCTGGGAATGGTGCGGTTTCCCCTCTGCTTGAGGGCAGCGAAAAGGGTGCCCCGAGTGGTGTAATGTTCGAGCCTGACATCATGCTTCCCTCTCAGTTCTTTGCCACGCTGGCCCGACAGGCGCCAATTAAGAGGGGGGAGTGCCAGCTGCTGATTGCGGTCCTCGAAGATGCGGTACACTGCTTTCAGAAATACATTTTCGCCCGCAGTCGCCGGGAGCGGCGGCTGTTCGATGAGGCGGAAACGTGGATGATGCGCTGCGATGTGGTCCTTCCCGAGGACCAGCGTCCGGCCTTGTCTTTCGAGTACATTTGCGAGGCCCTTGGACTGGATCCTGACTACCTGCGGCACGGCCTGAAGCGCTGGCGCGAACACCAACTCACTGGCCCCAGCGCGCAGCACCCCGCAGCGCTCAGCCCAAGCGCCGCCTAGCTTCGTTACGATTGCCTTGCCCACAATGTCGCAGGGCAGCGCAGTTCTCGCACCGGCGTTCGGCGTCCCCCCCGCAGCGCTGGTGCGGGAATTGCGTCGGCTTCCAGTCATCGCGTTGGGCGCTTTGGGGTTTTCCTCCACCCGCCGGTCATCGGCTGATCGCGCGCCTACTGCCGCCCCAGCTGCGTTGGCGTTGACGGCGCCGGACGGCAACGGTCGCGGCGCTAGGGCCGCCGCAGTGCAGAGCGGGATGGGGGGAGTTGCTTGGGCAGTGCGCTACAGGTAGACACAGAGGGCGGGCGTCAATGGGCGCCGCACATTCCCGACCAGAGAGGAGACGACATGGCCATTAAAGTTGGCGATAGCTTACCCGTGGATATCAAGCTGAAAGAGATGGGAGAAGGCGGGGTGAAGGATGTGACTGTCGGTGAGATCTTCAAGGGCAAGAAGGTGGTGTTGTTCGCGGTCCCCGGCGCGTTCACGCCGACGTGCTCCATGAAGCACCTGCCCGGGTTCCTCGAGCAGGCGAGCGCAATTAAGGCCAAGGGAGTGCATGAGATTGTCTGTTTGTCAGTCAACGACGCATTTGTCATGGGTGCGTGGGGCAAGGCCAACAGCGTGGCGGGGAAAATCCGCATGGTGGCGGACGGCAACGGCGATTTCTCCAAAGCCATCGGCTTGGCTCTCGATGCCAGCGGCTTCGGCATGGGGACGCGTTCTCAGCGCTACGCCATGATCGTGCAGGACGGCACGGTCAAAGAGTTGTTTGTGGAACCAAGTGCCGGCCTCACTGTTTCCAGTGCCGAGTCGGTACTTGCAAAGCTCTGATCTCGTGCCATACAGGCGCAGCATGCTGCGCCGCTACGCTGAATTGCAGTTGGAAGGTGCGCCACGATCGTAGGGGCTCGGTACGCCGAGCCCCTACGGAATTCGCGGTGCTGACGACAGAGCCATGCGCCTAGCTGCGCGGGCGGCACGCCCCGCCGCCCCGCACGCGCCTCGTGCGCCTTCCGGACGGCGCTCCTCAGCCGCCAGCGGTCGTTGGTTTTACGGCTGGCGCATCGTTGCGGTCGCTTTCCTCACCCACTGCGTCACCACGGGGATTGTTTTCTACAGCTTCGGCGTGTTTCTGAACTCGCTGACCGAGCAATTCGGCTGGACGCGTGCGCAGGTGTCGTTCGGCTTCTCGCTGGTGGCCATGTGCGGAGCCGTGTATTCCCCGTTCGTCGGACGTGTGGTGGATCGGTATGGGCCGCGCCCGTCGCAGTTGACGGGGGCGTGTGCCATGGCGCTGGGCTTCTTCCTCCTGCGGGGAATCAATTCACTGGCGCAATTCTACATCCTCATGGGCGCGGTTGTCGCGCTCGGATCGACCGCACTCGGTCCGTTGCCCAGCAACACCGCGGTGGCCAATTGGTTTGTGCGCCAACGCGGCCGGGCGCTCGGCATCTCGACCGCCGGCATCTCGATGGGCGGGGTCGTGTTTGTGCCGCTCACGCAGTTTCTCATCGATCACTACGGCTGGCGCGATGCCTTGGGGTTGCTTGGCCTGTTCGTCCTGCTGGCAACAGTGCCGCCGGTGGCCCTGTTCATGCGTCGCTCGCCGGAGTCGATGGGATTGCGTCCCGATGGGGCCGCGCCGCCAGCCGCCGGCATCCGCTTCGACCCGACGGAGGAGATTGAGCGCTCGTGGACGCCAGCGCAGGCGCTGAGCCACCGCAATTTCTGGCTCATCGCCGGCGCCTTTGCTCTGACGGTCATGGGGCTTTCGGCGACGTTGTTGCACCTCATTACCTTCTTGCGGGACCGGGGTATCGGGGCACGCGATGCGGCGTGGGTGCTGGGTGCCACCGCCGGGGTCGGTGTGGTTGGTAAACTCGGGTTCGGGGCGTTGCTCGACCGTTTCGAACAGCGGCGCGTGATCATGTGGTGTTTCGGATTACAGGCGGTAGGCGTGCTGCTCTTGATCGTTGCCAACGGGCCGGTGTCGCTTTTCCTGTACGTGCTGGTCTACGGGTTCGCGATGGGTGGCAACGCCACCTTGCAGGCGACGATTCTGGGCGAGTGTTTCGGACGTCTTCACTACGGGGCCATCGCCGGGCGTATGAATCCCTTCATCGTCTTCATCCAGGCCTTGGCGATTCCGGCGGCAGGTGCGATCCGCGACTCTTGGGGAACGTACGTGCCGGCGTTCGTCGGCATTTTCATCGCCAACCTCATCGCCATTGCCTGCATCGCGCGCCTTGAGCCGGCGGCAAAGGCGTAGTCGCGGTGCTGTCGTTTCGGGTTGTGGCGGGCTCGGCCCGCCCGGGCTCGGATTTCTAAAGAAGGAGGAAGGCGGCGAGCGGATTCGAACCGCTGCATCGAGGTTTTGCAGACCTCTCCCTTAACCACTTGGGTACGCCGCCACCGAGAACTACCAGTAGCACATCACCACGTCGCGCAACACGTCCAACTGGATGATCGCCATCGTGACGCGGTGTCTGTCGGACCAAAGCCTATCGTGGTTCCCCGAGAAAATGCAAGGCACTGCGGCAATCCCCGAGCAATTGGCCCGCCGTTTCGTTGATTGACACCTCCTGGCCCGACAAGTATGAACATGGCGCCCGATGATTCATTGGCTATCTCACCGTGTTCTGGGATTGGTGCTGCTTGGTTCACTCCTGACTCTCGCAGCTGGGTGCACCAAGGGGTGCGCCAAGGAACAGGACAGCACGACGCAAGACCGCACGACCGGTTCAGCCGCTGAGCGCGCCGCGGCCCCTTCGTTGTTCACACCGCGCTCCCGCCTGTTGATCGAGAAGCTAGATGCCCGTGGAACGCCAAACGTTACCCCCGTGTCGGAGACGGAGGGGGAGGGGGCAGAGGAGGCTTCGGTGTCCGTTTCCGCCGATGCCGACCAGACGAGTGGAGGGGCGCCGTTGTCCGTGGCGTTTGAAGCCGAGGTCACGGGTGGGCCGCCGGGGCTGCAGTACCGTTGGGACTTCGGCGACAAGAGCGCTCCGTCGCCTCAGCTCCAGGCGCAGCACACCTATACGAGCCCGGGGGAGTACACGGCGACGTTTACCGCCACGGGCCCTGGCATCAACGAATCGGAAGAGGTCGGTATCGAGGTTACCGAAGAAGGTTTTGATGTCGAACTCGATGCTGACCCGGACATCGGAACGGCTCCGCTGACGGTGCAGTTTTCTGTGGGTTTGGATGAAGAGGTGCCGGGGCCGGTTTCGTTCCAGTGGGACTTCGGTGATGGTGCGCGGGATGGGCACAACCCGACCAATCATACCTACAGGGTGCCAGGTGAGTATACGGCCAGCGTGGTGGTGACCAACGGTCACGGGCAGATGGCGCGGCATGACGTGGAAATCCAGGTTGATGCACGCGATGAAGGTGAGCAGTAGGCTGTGGCTGCTACAGCCGGCTGGAAGGAGAATCGCAGGTGACAAAATCTCCAACTCGTTTCCTCTTGGCGGTTTGTGTTCTGACGCTGGTGACCGCCAGCGGTTGCAGTAGTTGCGAGCAGTCCGCGGACATTCCGATGCCCAAAGAGGGGCGGCTGCCGCACCCCGCTGGCGGCGTGCCGGCAGCCGCCGTTACGTCGGATCTCCCTCCGCCGAAATGCGCGGTCGTTGCTTCGGCGTCGCCCGAAGAAGGCACGGCACCGCTCGAGGTTCAGTTCAACGCCGAGGGGACGTGCAGCGAGGCGATCGGAAACTTC
Above is a genomic segment from Candidatus Binatia bacterium containing:
- a CDS encoding DUF4499 domain-containing protein — its product is MDRPHVGWWVFVVGGMVLTGVLAFHPGAYAEWCALVTARIPQGLLRGIFVAALITHLGEGLYAWRLAQRAGLGSSATGWFLQTFTLGFPSLRLLRRRARVRGTALDVQRATLGRRQEPESSE
- a CDS encoding SDR family NAD(P)-dependent oxidoreductase — encoded protein: MADDFADRFGPWALVTGASSGIGEQFARQLAARGLHLVITARRTALLENLAADIKRQHGTQVEVLALDLTRSDFIEPLLNVCEGKNIGLVVSNAGFGLKGEHHQLDATRLSAMLNVNCRAPMLIAHAFAPGLIARGRGGLLLTGSIEGFIAFPLSTAYAATKAFVMALGEGLWGELTARGVDVMVLAPGATDTDAPILQGIDRSQLVGLMPPSEVARQALAQLGKKPVFITGWMNRLMVGLLTALPRRVAVRVTGGAMKTALERSRKMASRSPR
- a CDS encoding PaaI family thioesterase, encoding MDDPTQQQTPPFVRAWLLREPGRLIGKGHPAGDFLQAYEWHVLAETPGFLRIRAHVPAHVKNPRGQMFGGFTPTYVDMVALFTVHAGEDRKVTGFRTWLATTNMRVDYFEPIFGPEFVIESRILKKRGRTIFVETRFFDPEETLAVFALTTMREIKFDRPLGDV
- a CDS encoding arginyltransferase — translated: MYDAPSRCPYLPGQTARLPLRLPARPLRPEEFAKRLQAGDRRQGLLLYRASCPACHACEPIRVDVNAFVADKTQRRIFRRGETTLQTEIGRPAVRPEKVALYNRHKLERGLLVGDGLVNADGYEQFLVETCTDTIEMTYRYDGILVGVAVADRAADALSAVYCFYNPDFARFSPGTYSVLKQVALCRAWGLRYLYLGLYIADCRAMNYKARYLPHERFIDGTWRRFEGR
- a CDS encoding peroxiredoxin, with the protein product MAIKVGDSLPVDIKLKEMGEGGVKDVTVGEIFKGKKVVLFAVPGAFTPTCSMKHLPGFLEQASAIKAKGVHEIVCLSVNDAFVMGAWGKANSVAGKIRMVADGNGDFSKAIGLALDASGFGMGTRSQRYAMIVQDGTVKELFVEPSAGLTVSSAESVLAKL
- a CDS encoding MFS transporter, with protein sequence MRLAARAARPAAPHAPRAPSGRRSSAASGRWFYGWRIVAVAFLTHCVTTGIVFYSFGVFLNSLTEQFGWTRAQVSFGFSLVAMCGAVYSPFVGRVVDRYGPRPSQLTGACAMALGFFLLRGINSLAQFYILMGAVVALGSTALGPLPSNTAVANWFVRQRGRALGISTAGISMGGVVFVPLTQFLIDHYGWRDALGLLGLFVLLATVPPVALFMRRSPESMGLRPDGAAPPAAGIRFDPTEEIERSWTPAQALSHRNFWLIAGAFALTVMGLSATLLHLITFLRDRGIGARDAAWVLGATAGVGVVGKLGFGALLDRFEQRRVIMWCFGLQAVGVLLLIVANGPVSLFLYVLVYGFAMGGNATLQATILGECFGRLHYGAIAGRMNPFIVFIQALAIPAAGAIRDSWGTYVPAFVGIFIANLIAIACIARLEPAAKA
- a CDS encoding PKD domain-containing protein is translated as MSVSADADQTSGGAPLSVAFEAEVTGGPPGLQYRWDFGDKSAPSPQLQAQHTYTSPGEYTATFTATGPGINESEEVGIEVTEEGFDVELDADPDIGTAPLTVQFSVGLDEEVPGPVSFQWDFGDGARDGHNPTNHTYRVPGEYTASVVVTNGHGQMARHDVEIQVDARDEGEQ
- a CDS encoding PKD domain-containing protein; this encodes MPKEGRLPHPAGGVPAAAVTSDLPPPKCAVVASASPEEGTAPLEVQFNAEGTCSEAIGNFSWNFGDGSAPSQEQNPAHTYTAAGTYTASVTLDDPQNGVKDSDELTLTVTASEP